One segment of Trichlorobacter ammonificans DNA contains the following:
- a CDS encoding UDP-N-acetylmuramoyl-tripeptide--D-alanyl-D-alanine ligase gives MFSVTEIAAAVGGRIVGPSDRTVRGVSTDSRVVAMDELFVPLRGATFDGHRFLEEVTAKGVRVVLAEERYLKTHPLHADCSCVAVKNSLQALGDLAAAYRRRFSLPVIGVTGSNGKTTTKEMLAAVLARTGAGLKTEGNLNNLIGLPRMIFQLVPEHRWAVLEMGMSEPGEIDRLAEIALPLVGIVLNAFPAHLASMGSVEAVARAKGELLHRIQDNGLAVVNADDPRVASLPQNSSARRISFGIRRGEVRAEGIVSLGLAGQQFQLVTPRGNREITLAAFGSHAVYNALATAAALLELVPLDTIAAGLADFRPYNGRFQLETAHALVLIDDSYNANPASCAAALATLAELKDGRQAFVALGDMLELGADEVDLHRRLGAQAAQVADRLYLFGDLTAHTAETAIAAGMAPDAVVRAPDHDTVIRDILKRAKSGDLVLVKGSRGMNMERIAHGIRLGGRQEN, from the coding sequence ATGTTCAGCGTTACCGAGATAGCCGCTGCCGTGGGTGGCCGGATCGTCGGGCCGTCGGACCGTACTGTACGCGGCGTCTCCACTGACTCGCGCGTCGTTGCGATGGACGAACTGTTCGTTCCGCTGCGTGGCGCCACCTTCGACGGCCACCGCTTTCTGGAGGAGGTCACCGCCAAAGGCGTACGGGTGGTGCTCGCGGAAGAGCGGTACCTGAAAACGCATCCTTTGCACGCCGACTGTAGTTGCGTTGCCGTCAAAAACAGCCTGCAGGCCCTGGGAGACTTGGCCGCGGCCTACCGGCGGCGCTTCAGTCTGCCGGTGATCGGCGTTACCGGCAGCAACGGCAAAACCACCACCAAGGAGATGCTGGCTGCGGTGCTGGCACGTACCGGAGCCGGCTTGAAAACCGAGGGGAATCTGAACAATCTGATCGGTCTGCCCCGGATGATCTTCCAGCTGGTTCCTGAGCACCGCTGGGCCGTGCTGGAGATGGGAATGAGCGAACCGGGGGAGATCGACCGGCTTGCCGAGATCGCTCTTCCGCTGGTGGGTATCGTACTCAATGCCTTTCCGGCCCACTTGGCCAGTATGGGCAGTGTTGAGGCAGTGGCACGGGCCAAGGGCGAACTGCTGCACCGCATTCAGGATAACGGCTTGGCGGTGGTGAACGCCGATGACCCGCGGGTGGCATCCCTGCCTCAGAATTCATCGGCCCGCCGGATCAGTTTCGGCATCCGCCGCGGCGAAGTGCGGGCGGAAGGGATCGTATCACTGGGACTGGCAGGCCAGCAGTTCCAGCTGGTCACCCCCCGGGGCAACAGGGAAATAACCCTGGCCGCCTTCGGCAGCCACGCGGTGTACAATGCCCTGGCCACGGCAGCGGCTTTGCTGGAGCTGGTTCCCCTGGATACCATCGCCGCCGGACTTGCCGATTTCAGGCCCTACAACGGGCGGTTCCAACTGGAAACCGCGCATGCGCTGGTACTGATCGATGACAGCTATAACGCCAACCCTGCTTCCTGCGCCGCTGCCCTGGCAACGCTGGCTGAGCTGAAGGATGGCCGGCAAGCTTTCGTGGCGCTGGGAGACATGCTGGAGCTGGGAGCGGATGAAGTGGACCTGCACCGTCGCCTGGGAGCCCAGGCAGCGCAGGTCGCCGACCGGCTCTACCTGTTCGGTGATCTGACCGCCCACACCGCCGAGACAGCCATTGCCGCCGGCATGGCCCCGGATGCCGTAGTCAGGGCGCCGGATCACGACACGGTCATCCGGGACATCCTGAAACGGGCAAAAAGCGGCGACCTGGTACTGGTCAAGGGATCGCGGGGGATGAACATGGAACGAATTGCACACGGCATACGGCTCGGCGGCCGTCAGGAGAACTGA
- the mraY gene encoding phospho-N-acetylmuramoyl-pentapeptide-transferase, with translation MLYHIFYPLASDLKILNIFKYLTFRTIYAMITALIVCFVLGPWIIRKLEGLRARQVIRTDGPESHLEKQGTPTMGGLIILAAIVIPTLLWADLRNSYVWITLTILGGYGLIGFVDDYKKVVEKNPKGLSARQKMFWQVVLAGGVAVYLYLTPGFNEMLYVPFFKNFHPDLGIFFIPFAALVIVGASNAVNLTDGLDGLAIGPVAINAATYMLFAYIAGHATLSSYLQIPRVPGAGELAVICGAMVGAGLGFLWFNSYPAEVFMGDVGSLSLGGTLGIIAVLTKQEILLVIVGGIFVVEALSVIFQVGSYKYRGKRIFRMAPIHHHFELKGVAEPKIIVRFWIITIILALVAISTLKMR, from the coding sequence ATGCTGTATCACATTTTTTATCCGCTGGCATCGGACCTTAAGATCCTTAACATCTTCAAGTACCTGACCTTCCGCACTATCTATGCCATGATCACCGCCCTGATTGTCTGCTTCGTCCTGGGGCCCTGGATCATCCGCAAACTGGAAGGGCTGCGTGCCCGGCAAGTGATCCGTACCGACGGACCGGAATCCCACCTGGAAAAGCAGGGAACCCCCACCATGGGGGGGCTGATCATCCTGGCAGCCATCGTCATTCCCACCCTTCTCTGGGCAGACCTGCGCAACTCGTACGTCTGGATCACCCTCACCATCCTGGGGGGCTACGGCCTGATCGGTTTTGTGGACGACTACAAGAAAGTGGTGGAAAAAAACCCGAAAGGTCTCTCAGCTCGCCAGAAAATGTTCTGGCAGGTGGTGCTGGCCGGCGGCGTGGCGGTGTATCTCTACCTGACCCCTGGATTCAACGAGATGCTGTACGTCCCGTTCTTCAAAAATTTCCATCCCGATCTCGGCATCTTCTTCATACCCTTTGCCGCCCTGGTCATCGTTGGCGCCAGTAATGCCGTCAACCTGACCGACGGCCTGGACGGCCTGGCCATCGGGCCGGTGGCCATCAACGCCGCCACCTACATGCTCTTTGCTTACATCGCCGGCCACGCCACCCTGTCCAGCTACCTGCAGATTCCGCGGGTGCCCGGTGCCGGGGAGCTGGCAGTCATCTGCGGTGCCATGGTGGGGGCCGGGCTGGGCTTTCTCTGGTTCAACTCCTACCCGGCCGAAGTATTCATGGGGGATGTGGGGTCCCTTTCGCTGGGGGGGACCCTGGGCATCATCGCGGTGCTGACCAAGCAGGAGATTCTGCTGGTGATCGTGGGCGGCATTTTCGTCGTGGAGGCTCTCTCCGTGATCTTCCAGGTGGGGTCCTACAAATACCGGGGCAAGCGGATTTTCCGCATGGCGCCGATCCACCACCATTTTGAACTGAAAGGGGTGGCGGAACCCAAGATCATCGTCCGCTTCTGGATCATCACCATCATCCTGGCCCTGGTCGCCATTTCCACCCTGAAGATGCGCTGA
- the murD gene encoding UDP-N-acetylmuramoyl-L-alanine--D-glutamate ligase produces MDLTNRHTVVMGLARTGVACARFLALRGARVVATDLRDAVTLAAVLNELQEYDIRFVLGRHDEQDFLLADLIVVSPGVPMDHPLLTAAKAAGREIVSEIELAARFIDAPLVAITGTNGKTTTTTLAGELFTACGFTTYVGGNIGNPLIELPESGTAVQRVVAEISSFQLEWIATFRPRVAALLNISEDHLDRYAGYQEYIDAKLRIFENQTSEDYAVVNRDDDLVWQAARSLKARLIPFSRKRELEEGIFCQGDEIVFRHQDAECRFPVAGFKLQGVHNLENIMAALACALLLGCEREPCLALLNRFEPLHHRMEFVREVNGVRYFEDSKATNVGSVAKALESFDNITLIAGGKDKGGSYAPLAELVRSRVRQLVLIGEAADRIAAELGSLTATCKAASLEEAVALAAARSRPGGVVLLSPACSSFDMFRDYEERAQRFIAAVKAL; encoded by the coding sequence ATGGATCTGACCAACCGCCATACCGTTGTCATGGGGCTTGCCAGAACCGGCGTGGCCTGTGCCCGCTTCCTGGCTCTGCGGGGAGCGCGGGTCGTTGCCACCGATCTGCGGGACGCCGTTACTTTGGCAGCAGTGCTGAACGAGTTGCAGGAGTATGACATCCGCTTCGTGCTGGGGCGTCACGACGAGCAGGACTTCCTGCTGGCCGATCTGATCGTGGTTTCTCCCGGCGTGCCGATGGACCACCCCCTACTGACGGCGGCAAAAGCGGCCGGACGGGAGATCGTCAGCGAGATCGAGCTGGCCGCACGTTTCATCGATGCGCCGCTGGTGGCCATCACCGGTACCAACGGCAAAACCACCACCACCACTCTGGCCGGGGAGCTGTTTACGGCCTGCGGTTTTACTACCTATGTGGGAGGCAACATCGGCAATCCCCTCATCGAGCTGCCGGAATCGGGAACGGCCGTACAGCGGGTTGTCGCTGAAATCAGTTCGTTTCAGCTTGAGTGGATCGCCACATTCCGGCCCCGGGTGGCGGCCCTGCTCAACATCTCCGAAGACCACCTGGACCGCTACGCCGGCTACCAGGAGTATATCGACGCCAAGCTGCGCATCTTCGAGAACCAGACCTCCGAGGATTACGCGGTCGTGAACCGCGACGACGACCTGGTCTGGCAGGCGGCCCGCTCCCTCAAGGCCCGCCTCATCCCCTTCAGCCGGAAGCGGGAGCTTGAGGAGGGCATCTTCTGCCAGGGCGACGAGATCGTGTTCCGGCACCAGGATGCTGAGTGTCGCTTTCCCGTGGCCGGTTTCAAGCTGCAGGGGGTGCATAACCTGGAGAACATCATGGCGGCCCTGGCCTGCGCCCTGCTTCTGGGCTGCGAGCGCGAGCCCTGCCTGGCGCTGCTCAACCGTTTCGAACCCCTGCACCACCGGATGGAATTCGTCCGCGAGGTAAACGGCGTGCGGTACTTTGAAGACAGCAAGGCCACCAATGTGGGCAGCGTGGCCAAGGCACTGGAAAGCTTCGACAACATCACGCTGATCGCCGGCGGCAAGGATAAGGGGGGCAGCTACGCCCCGTTGGCGGAGCTGGTACGGAGCCGGGTCCGCCAGCTGGTGCTGATCGGCGAGGCGGCCGACCGCATTGCCGCAGAGTTGGGGAGTCTCACCGCCACCTGCAAGGCGGCCAGCCTTGAAGAGGCGGTAGCCCTGGCGGCGGCCCGCAGCCGCCCCGGCGGCGTAGTGCTGCTCTCTCCCGCCTGCTCCAGCTTCGATATGTTCCGGGACTACGAAGAGCGGGCACAGCGGTTCATCGCCGCGGTCAAGGCGCTGTAG
- the ftsW gene encoding putative lipid II flippase FtsW has product MLRKLEGYDLVLLLMVVALTSFGVVMVYSASSVMAAKNFQDSAFFLKRQGTFALVGFIIAAVAMRIDYRYWQRLAVPLLLVSLVLLVLVLIPGIGGKVKGASRWIRLPGFNLQPSEFAKIALIMYLAYSIAKKQDRIKLLSAGFLPYMVVLMVLLGLILKQPDLGAALTLAGVTILMLFTAGTRLVFIIGTMMVAAPFVWYLIYTSAYRWRRIKAFMNPELDPTGIGWQITQSKYAFGAGGLLGQGLGEGKQKLFYLPEAHTDFILSVVGEELGFIGVLIIIGMFFILVQRAMRIALATQEPFGRFLAMGIAILFAIEASVNMGVVTGILPTKGLALPFLSYGGSSLLISLFAVGVLLNISSTLKETVPAERKNG; this is encoded by the coding sequence ATGCTGAGAAAACTGGAAGGATACGACCTGGTTCTGTTGCTGATGGTGGTGGCGCTTACCTCTTTCGGGGTCGTCATGGTCTATTCCGCCTCGTCGGTGATGGCAGCCAAAAACTTCCAGGACAGCGCATTTTTCCTCAAGCGCCAGGGGACCTTCGCGCTGGTCGGCTTTATCATCGCCGCCGTTGCCATGCGGATCGACTATCGTTACTGGCAACGACTGGCGGTACCGCTGTTGCTGGTCAGTCTGGTACTGCTGGTGCTGGTGCTGATCCCCGGCATCGGCGGCAAGGTCAAGGGGGCCTCCCGCTGGATCAGGCTGCCCGGTTTCAACCTGCAACCGTCGGAGTTCGCCAAGATCGCCCTGATCATGTATCTGGCCTACTCCATCGCCAAGAAGCAGGACCGGATCAAGCTGCTCTCCGCCGGTTTCCTCCCCTACATGGTCGTGTTGATGGTGCTGTTGGGGCTGATTCTCAAGCAGCCGGACCTGGGGGCGGCCCTGACCCTGGCCGGCGTCACCATCCTGATGCTTTTTACCGCCGGCACCCGGCTGGTCTTCATCATCGGCACCATGATGGTGGCGGCCCCCTTCGTCTGGTACCTGATCTACACCTCCGCCTATCGTTGGCGCAGGATCAAGGCGTTTATGAATCCGGAACTGGATCCCACCGGTATCGGCTGGCAGATTACCCAGTCCAAGTACGCCTTCGGGGCTGGCGGCCTGTTGGGCCAAGGACTGGGCGAGGGCAAGCAGAAACTGTTCTACCTGCCGGAGGCCCACACCGACTTCATCCTCTCCGTGGTGGGCGAAGAACTGGGCTTCATAGGGGTGTTGATCATTATCGGCATGTTCTTCATCCTGGTGCAACGGGCGATGCGGATCGCCCTGGCCACCCAGGAACCCTTCGGACGCTTCCTGGCCATGGGGATCGCCATCCTGTTCGCCATTGAGGCCAGCGTCAACATGGGGGTGGTTACCGGCATCCTTCCCACCAAGGGGCTGGCCCTGCCGTTTTTGAGCTACGGCGGCAGTTCGCTGCTGATCAGCCTGTTCGCAGTGGGGGTGCTGCTGAACATCTCCAGCACGCTGAAGGAAACCGTACCAGCGGAGAGGAAAAACGGATGA
- the murG gene encoding undecaprenyldiphospho-muramoylpentapeptide beta-N-acetylglucosaminyltransferase — protein sequence MKLIVAGGGTGGHLFPGIAVAEEFLSRDSSNQVLFVGSERGIEARVIPSLGYPLELVSAAGIKGKGFTAKVTGALQLLYGYAQSRTILKRYRPDLVLGVGGYASLPMVLAARGLDIPRFIHEQNALPGMTNKLLSRFADRVFISLEEARQFFPEERTLLTGNPLRTQILESLQHAAVTRERTPDAPFHLFVFGGSQGARPLNEVLPRTMALLNERAGHLRIVHQTGEQDLAAVRQGYREAGIDADVRPFIDDMAREYRRADLIVCRAGATTIAEVTAIGKACLFIPFPHATDDHQRKNAEALLKNEACELMLERHMTPETLAGTIAGLMDDRERLERIGRNAAGMARLEAARVIVDEMLKGLQPCTET from the coding sequence ATGAAACTGATCGTGGCCGGCGGCGGTACCGGCGGACATCTCTTTCCCGGCATCGCCGTGGCCGAAGAGTTCCTCTCCCGCGACAGCTCCAACCAAGTGCTGTTCGTGGGAAGCGAACGGGGGATCGAGGCACGGGTCATCCCAAGCCTGGGCTATCCCCTGGAACTGGTCTCCGCTGCCGGCATCAAGGGCAAGGGGTTCACGGCCAAGGTGACGGGAGCCCTGCAGCTTCTGTACGGCTATGCGCAGTCACGCACCATCTTGAAACGCTACCGGCCGGACCTGGTGCTGGGGGTGGGGGGCTATGCCTCGCTGCCGATGGTGCTGGCGGCCAGGGGGCTGGATATTCCCCGCTTCATCCACGAGCAAAATGCCCTGCCCGGCATGACCAACAAACTCCTGTCCCGGTTTGCGGACCGGGTGTTTATCTCCCTCGAGGAAGCGCGACAGTTCTTTCCGGAAGAACGCACCCTGCTCACCGGCAACCCGCTGCGCACGCAGATTCTGGAAAGCCTGCAGCATGCCGCCGTCACCCGTGAGCGCACACCGGATGCACCGTTCCATCTGTTCGTTTTCGGAGGTAGCCAAGGGGCACGCCCCCTGAACGAAGTATTGCCCCGCACCATGGCCCTGCTCAATGAGCGGGCCGGGCATTTGCGCATCGTTCACCAGACCGGTGAACAGGATCTGGCCGCAGTGCGGCAGGGATACCGGGAGGCCGGTATCGACGCCGACGTGCGGCCGTTCATTGACGACATGGCCCGTGAGTACCGCCGGGCCGACCTGATCGTCTGCCGTGCCGGTGCCACCACCATTGCCGAGGTGACGGCTATCGGCAAGGCGTGCCTGTTCATCCCCTTCCCCCACGCCACGGACGATCACCAGCGCAAGAATGCCGAGGCGCTACTGAAAAATGAAGCCTGCGAACTGATGCTGGAGCGGCATATGACGCCGGAAACCCTGGCTGGCACCATTGCGGGATTGATGGATGATCGGGAACGACTGGAGCGGATCGGCAGGAATGCCGCCGGGATGGCCCGGCTGGAGGCGGCGCGGGTCATTGTTGACGAGATGCTGAAAGGATTGCAGCCATGTACGGAAACATAG
- the murC gene encoding UDP-N-acetylmuramate--L-alanine ligase — MYGNIEKIHFVGIGGIGMSGIAEVLLNLGYAVSGSDLRGSEITERLTGFGAEIGIGHRAENLKNVDVVVISSAVHDDNPEVVEARRLHIPVIPRAEMLAELMRMKHGIAIAGTHGKTTTTSMAASILGHAGMDPTIVIGGKLNAIGTNARLGQGKFLVAEADESDGSFLVLSPTIAVVTNIDADHLDHYAGIEEIKDTFVEFINKVPFYGLAVLCLDDPNIRSILPRVKKRYMTYGLSSQADIRATHVRHEGFQTSFVAHYKGYRLGEVSFPMPGPHNVLNAMACIAVALELDIPFSAIQEGFAGFSGVGRRFTVKGQPRGIMVVDDYGHHPAEIKATLAAARQGWPERRIVAVFQPHRYTRTHELFGEFVTAFYDADLLVLTDVYAAGEQPIEGATAERLAHEIRRHGQKDVTWIGTRELIPEHLAGVVKEGDIVITLGAGNIWQQGEALVKLLES; from the coding sequence ATGTACGGAAACATAGAAAAAATTCACTTCGTCGGCATCGGCGGCATCGGCATGAGCGGCATCGCCGAGGTGCTGCTGAACCTGGGCTACGCCGTATCCGGCTCCGACCTGCGCGGTTCCGAGATCACGGAGCGGCTGACCGGCTTCGGCGCCGAAATCGGCATCGGGCACCGGGCGGAAAACCTGAAAAACGTGGATGTGGTGGTGATCTCATCCGCAGTGCACGACGACAATCCGGAAGTGGTGGAGGCCCGGCGTCTGCATATCCCGGTGATCCCCCGGGCCGAAATGCTGGCGGAGCTGATGCGGATGAAGCACGGCATCGCCATTGCCGGCACCCACGGCAAGACCACCACCACCTCCATGGCCGCTTCCATCCTCGGCCATGCCGGCATGGACCCCACCATCGTGATCGGCGGCAAGCTGAACGCCATCGGCACCAACGCCCGGCTGGGCCAGGGAAAGTTCCTGGTGGCCGAGGCGGACGAGTCGGACGGTTCCTTTCTGGTGCTCTCCCCCACCATCGCCGTGGTGACCAACATCGACGCCGACCACCTGGATCATTACGCCGGTATCGAGGAGATCAAGGATACGTTCGTCGAGTTCATCAACAAGGTGCCGTTCTACGGTCTGGCGGTGCTCTGCCTGGATGACCCCAACATCCGGAGCATTCTGCCCCGGGTCAAGAAGCGCTACATGACCTACGGCCTTTCCTCCCAGGCCGATATCCGGGCCACCCACGTCCGGCACGAAGGGTTCCAGACCTCCTTTGTCGCCCACTACAAGGGGTACCGGCTGGGAGAAGTTTCCTTTCCGATGCCCGGTCCCCACAACGTGCTGAACGCCATGGCCTGCATCGCCGTGGCACTGGAGCTGGATATCCCGTTTTCCGCCATCCAGGAGGGGTTTGCCGGCTTCAGCGGCGTGGGGCGGCGCTTCACCGTCAAGGGGCAGCCGCGGGGGATCATGGTGGTGGACGACTACGGCCACCATCCGGCCGAGATCAAGGCCACCCTGGCCGCGGCGCGGCAGGGATGGCCGGAACGCAGGATCGTGGCGGTCTTTCAGCCCCACCGCTACACCCGCACCCATGAACTGTTCGGAGAATTCGTCACTGCCTTCTATGATGCCGACCTGCTGGTACTGACCGATGTGTATGCGGCCGGTGAGCAGCCGATCGAAGGAGCCACGGCGGAACGGCTCGCCCACGAGATTCGTCGCCACGGCCAGAAGGATGTCACCTGGATCGGTACTCGGGAGTTGATTCCCGAACACCTGGCCGGGGTGGTGAAAGAGGGCGATATCGTCATCACCCTGGGAGCGGGGAATATCTGGCAGCAGGGTGAAGCCCTGGTGAAACTTCTGGAGAGCTGA
- the murB gene encoding UDP-N-acetylmuramate dehydrogenase, translating to MCIRGTLLRNEPMSRHTSLKVGGPADLYAVPQDADDLQQLVRQLHERQIPWLAIGRGYNLLVRDGGIRGAVISLERFNRIESLDEVTIRAGAGAENLTVVRFGQALGLGGIGFIAGIPGTIGGAIRMNAGAYGEGILQRTVCMSLLRDGTVREFCIDELDYGYRRLDLLPGDLVLAATLRLEPRDPAETEEEIRKDTELRRSKHNVGHPSAGSFFKNPPGQAAWKLIDAAGMRGCRVGGALVSEVHSNFLVNAGGATAADFLALSARVKQAVSAACGITLEEEVRIVGDEP from the coding sequence ATGTGCATACGCGGCACACTGCTGCGCAATGAGCCGATGAGCCGGCATACCTCCCTGAAGGTGGGGGGACCGGCCGACTTGTACGCCGTGCCCCAGGATGCGGACGATCTGCAGCAGTTGGTGCGCCAACTTCATGAACGGCAGATCCCCTGGCTGGCCATCGGCCGGGGCTACAACCTGCTGGTGCGGGATGGCGGCATCCGCGGCGCGGTGATCTCGCTGGAACGATTCAACCGGATCGAGTCCCTGGACGAGGTCACCATCCGGGCCGGAGCCGGCGCAGAAAACCTGACCGTGGTCCGTTTCGGCCAGGCCCTTGGCTTGGGAGGGATCGGTTTTATTGCCGGTATTCCCGGTACCATCGGCGGCGCCATCCGGATGAACGCCGGTGCTTACGGTGAAGGGATTCTGCAGCGTACCGTCTGCATGAGCCTGCTGCGGGACGGCACGGTGCGGGAGTTCTGCATTGACGAGTTGGACTACGGCTACCGCCGCCTGGACCTGCTGCCGGGCGACCTGGTGCTGGCGGCCACGCTGCGTCTGGAACCACGAGACCCGGCAGAGACCGAGGAGGAGATTCGCAAGGATACCGAACTGCGGCGCAGCAAGCACAACGTGGGTCACCCCAGTGCCGGCTCGTTTTTTAAAAATCCGCCGGGACAGGCTGCCTGGAAGCTGATCGATGCTGCCGGCATGCGGGGCTGCCGGGTGGGCGGAGCACTGGTCTCCGAGGTACACAGCAACTTTCTGGTCAATGCCGGCGGTGCCACGGCGGCTGATTTCCTGGCCCTGTCGGCCCGGGTCAAACAGGCGGTGTCGGCGGCATGCGGCATCACGCTGGAAGAAGAGGTCAGGATCGTGGGGGATGAGCCATGA
- a CDS encoding D-alanine--D-alanine ligase, with translation MKDKRIGVLMGGLSAERDVSIKSGMAVHQALLKRGYDSTAIDVRHSVADVLREERIEVAFVALHGRYGEDGCIQGLLELMQIPYTGSGVLASALAMHKLYAKQAFSAAGLLTTPFVAVQRGATITPEQLPFGLPAVVKPVQEGSSVGVAIVKQAAELAPSLDEAFRYDRIALVEQYVKGQEVQVGILNDRAIGAIEIIPKKEFYDYEAKYADGMAEHVFPARLAAELYETVQQLGVQAHRALGCSGYSRVDFLVTEQGDCYVLEVNTLPGMTALSLLPEIALKGAGLSFEDLVEEILSTAGLKTGSGA, from the coding sequence ATGAAGGATAAGCGGATCGGAGTATTGATGGGAGGGTTGTCCGCCGAGCGCGACGTGTCGATCAAAAGCGGCATGGCGGTTCACCAGGCACTGCTCAAGCGGGGGTACGACAGCACCGCCATCGACGTACGCCACTCGGTGGCCGACGTGCTGCGGGAAGAGCGGATCGAGGTGGCCTTTGTGGCCCTCCATGGCCGGTACGGCGAGGATGGCTGCATCCAGGGGTTGCTGGAGCTGATGCAGATCCCCTACACCGGCTCCGGGGTGCTGGCCAGCGCCCTGGCCATGCACAAACTGTACGCCAAGCAGGCGTTCAGCGCCGCCGGACTGCTCACCACCCCCTTCGTTGCCGTGCAGCGGGGAGCCACGATCACCCCGGAGCAGCTTCCCTTCGGCCTGCCGGCAGTAGTCAAGCCGGTGCAGGAGGGGTCGTCGGTGGGAGTGGCCATCGTCAAGCAGGCAGCCGAGCTTGCGCCGTCCCTGGACGAGGCGTTTCGTTACGACCGGATCGCCCTGGTGGAGCAGTACGTCAAGGGGCAGGAGGTACAGGTCGGCATCCTGAACGATCGGGCCATCGGCGCCATCGAGATCATCCCCAAGAAGGAGTTCTACGACTACGAGGCCAAGTATGCCGACGGCATGGCCGAACATGTTTTCCCGGCCCGTCTCGCTGCGGAGTTGTACGAAACGGTGCAGCAGCTGGGGGTACAGGCCCACCGGGCCCTGGGCTGCTCCGGTTACAGCCGGGTGGATTTTCTGGTGACCGAGCAGGGTGACTGCTACGTGCTGGAGGTGAACACGCTGCCGGGGATGACCGCCCTGTCACTGTTGCCGGAAATCGCTCTCAAAGGAGCTGGCTTGAGTTTCGAGGATCTGGTGGAAGAGATCCTCAGTACCGCCGGCCTGAAAACGGGCTCCGGCGCATGA
- a CDS encoding cell division protein FtsQ/DivIB: MMADLRHLDGSRGRSKVAQNRMKVKKEPIDLRTYVLPLVRVGSRAMLVLLLGGLLAASVHRLTKTTSFPVQKIDITGTQRLTRAEVLALGGVSIGENMLALRLKSIGGQIAANPWVADVRVQRFFPGTLAVSITEREPVAVVNLGLLYYLDAQGEPFKPLNFGDKLDYPVVSGFTEEDLGSDPAGTREALKNACELLAALQRQGAFLLADVSEIHYDKGHGFTLYTTSGAVPVRIGMSDFTEKLNRFARIYEHLKDRHPDLRRIDLDYSDRIVVTKS, encoded by the coding sequence ATGATGGCGGATCTGCGCCATCTCGACGGTTCCCGCGGTCGCAGCAAGGTTGCGCAGAACCGTATGAAGGTCAAGAAGGAGCCCATTGACCTGCGTACCTACGTGCTGCCGCTGGTGCGGGTCGGCAGCCGGGCGATGCTGGTGCTGCTGCTGGGTGGCCTGTTGGCCGCTTCCGTGCACCGTTTGACCAAAACAACTTCGTTTCCGGTACAGAAGATCGATATTACCGGCACCCAACGGTTGACCCGCGCAGAAGTCCTGGCTTTGGGCGGCGTCTCCATCGGGGAAAACATGCTCGCCCTGCGGCTGAAGTCCATCGGCGGGCAGATCGCCGCCAACCCCTGGGTAGCCGATGTCAGGGTGCAACGCTTCTTTCCGGGCACGCTGGCGGTCAGCATCACGGAACGGGAACCGGTGGCAGTGGTCAACCTGGGACTGCTCTACTACCTGGACGCCCAGGGAGAACCGTTCAAGCCGCTCAACTTCGGTGACAAGCTGGACTACCCGGTGGTCTCCGGCTTCACCGAGGAGGATCTGGGCAGCGATCCGGCGGGAACCCGCGAAGCGTTGAAAAACGCCTGTGAACTGCTTGCCGCGCTACAACGGCAGGGAGCTTTTCTCCTTGCGGATGTATCGGAGATTCATTACGATAAGGGCCACGGTTTTACCCTGTACACCACCTCCGGCGCAGTTCCCGTCAGAATCGGCATGTCGGATTTCACAGAAAAACTGAACCGTTTTGCCCGTATCTACGAACACCTGAAGGACCGGCACCCCGACCTGCGCCGGATCGACCTGGATTACAGCGACAGAATCGTCGTCACCAAGAGCTGA